GATGCAGCCTATGAACTAGGTCTCATAAACGGCTTTAGTGAAGAAAAGTTTGCTCCAAAAGCGTTAACAAAACGAATCGACGCTGCTTCAATCGTTGCAGAATTTCTTCAATACTAATAGATAGGAAATCTAATAAAACAGTCTATCATTCTTATGGATGGTAGGCTGTTTTTGCCTTTTTAAAATTCTAAATATTTCATAAAAATACATATTGACGTAAAATGGTAAATTTTTTAATATAAAATTACTAGCGCTAGTAGGTCGACATTCCTACAAAACCTGACTTTTTGCATATTGGTTTCAATTTTGATTTTTCTCTTTTTATTCCAAATATTACTTGAATCTTTTATTTTAAGAATCTATTACAATATCATTGCAAGTGTTAAGTATAATTGAAAGGGAGAAAAGAAACGTGAGCAAAAAATGGTTTTATGTATTAGTTTCTATTTTTACATTATTGCTTGTAAACCCAGTACAGGCTGAAACTTCATCTGTTAATTTTAAAGATGTAAGTACTTTTCAATCTGAGATCACATATTTAGCAGAAAATGGGATTATTTCTGGTTACGATTCGGAAACATTTGGGCCAAACCGAACGCTTACTCGCGCAGAAGCCGTCATTATGATAATGAATACATTTGATATATCTGATTATGTTCCTGGTGAAAATCCATTCTCTGATGTCAGCGAAGGCATGAAGGCATTTAAAGCGATCCAATTTGCGGCGGAAAACGGGATTGTGAATGGATTTGAAGATGGCACCTTCCGTCCGTATGAGACTTTAACACGCGGTCAAATGGCACAAATTTTGACGAATGCATATGGATTAAAAGGTTCTAATGGGAAAGCATTCTCTGATACCGTTGGCCATCGTTTCGAAAGCGCTATTTCTACTGTAGCTGCTCACAGGTTCACAATAGGTTATGATGATGGTTCCTATCGTCCTAATACTGGAATGAAACGAATGGATTTTGCTGCGTTTTTAGCACGTGCGATCAATCCAATCTTTTTACCAGAATATACGCCAACAGAAATGACTGCTGAAGAATTGAGTGTTTGGTCAGAACGAACCGTTGAAGTCGATGTATACAAAGACGGTGAACTTTTACAATATGGTACAGGTTTCATTACGGAAAGCGGCTTAATTGCAACTGCTTATCATGTTGTAGCTGGCGGGGATGAAGTCTATATCTACACAGAAGATGGTGTGGAATATGCTGTTGAAGGAGTTGCATTTTCAGACATCGACAATGACTTAGCCCTATTAAAGCCGGAATATATCCTGCCTTATCCTTCTATTCCAATGGCTTCTTCTGAACAAATCACTGAGTTTGAAACAGTCTATAGCTTCGGACTGCCATATGGGTTTCCTGAATATGTCCAATCAGAAGGAAATGTTTTAGCGATTCATGACGTTGAATATGAAGGGAAAATGTACAAATTGATCGAGTATAACTCCGAAGTTGTGGCTGGAAGCTCTGGCGGACCAATTGTGAATGTATACGGTCAAGCAATAGGATTAAACTCTTCAGGTTTTGAAGACATGCCTACCCTTAATTTTAGCCCAGTACTTGACAATTTAATTTCTGCAGATGCTGAATTCAAGGCTAAAGCATGGGATGAAATTGAAGTAGTGGAAATAAGTACCTTGCCTTTACAGCCAGGTTTTGAAGAGGTAAAAGAAGCGGCAGAAGAAGCATCAGTTGAAACAGAACCCGCAGCCTAATCTCTTATAAAAAAGATTTAGGGTCAGCTCACCAATTTAGAGCTGACCCTTCTTTCATTATGGCAAGATAGTGAAGGTTCTTGAAAGTGAAATCATGCCTTCGGATGTTACGGTGCTAAATGGTTTGATAATCCTATATGTCCCAGGTCTTAATTTTTCTAAATTTATATGCTGCACGTATGTTTCGTATGGGGAAGTTTGTAGAGCAATAGCATTAAAAATCGCCTTGAATTCTTCTTCAGATGGAGGAACCCATTGATTTCCTTCCTGTCTTTGAAGTCCGTAACCTTCGCCATGAGAAATATGATTTGGCCCCCAATTTTCTAAGTATAAACTGAGGGTTTCGTCTTGTTTGTACTCAGATTTATTAATGGCCAGACTGGCGTTAACGGATTTAAAAGAAGTATAATACGGGATCATTAAAATATCCTTCTTCTGTTGCTTTTCATCATAGAGTTCCATTTTAAAAACTAATAATTTTCCATACTCATTTGGTACATTCACTTCTATCCTTCCTGCTTCATCAAACCATTTCTCTTCTAAAACTGAAATAACTTCCCTTTTGTGACTATGTTCAGAGAGCTCTAGTTTGATTTTATGATTTTGAGGAAGCTCTGGTAAATAATAATAAACAGTCCCACCAGGTTCAACTTCATTATAATTGTCTGTAACAGGACCAAAACCTTCTATATCTTGTTTATTAAAATAACCCTCATTTGGTTTAAGCTGCAGTTCCCCATCACGTACCCAGCGTGTTTTTGAACGAATGAATGTGAAAAAGTCTTTTAAAATGGGTTCTTGATATTCCCCGATAAACGAAGTAACTTCAGCATTACCGGGGTCAATGGGATTATCAGTATGTTCCGGCTTGCCTGGATTCCCTGGATTACTTGAACTACTAGGATTAGCCTGAAGAACTTGTTCATCCCCAATGATCGACTCCGACAAAACTGCCCCTATAAATAAAGCCAAAACCACAGAAACCATCGTAAAAACTTTAACTTTCAATCTTTTATTCCCTCCTAAATCCTGTCTGTTAAAAACAGACGGATTTAGTACAATGAAGTTACTTTTGAAATGTAAATGAGGTCCAAAGACTTATTGAACGAATAAAACAACAACGATGGTTACAGTTATTAAAATTGAAAACAAAAATCTCAAACTCATACCCCCTAATGCTTCTAAAAATTACAGTCGGATGGATTTCGATTAGGTACATAGATCTAGAGTACTATCACGGAAGAAAATGATTAATACAACAGGAATTCTACAAAATTCGACTTACTTAGTGAAAATGAACTATCCCTTTGGTA
This genomic stretch from Bacillus oleivorans harbors:
- a CDS encoding immunoglobulin-like domain-containing protein → MKVKVFTMVSVVLALFIGAVLSESIIGDEQVLQANPSSSSNPGNPGKPEHTDNPIDPGNAEVTSFIGEYQEPILKDFFTFIRSKTRWVRDGELQLKPNEGYFNKQDIEGFGPVTDNYNEVEPGGTVYYYLPELPQNHKIKLELSEHSHKREVISVLEEKWFDEAGRIEVNVPNEYGKLLVFKMELYDEKQQKKDILMIPYYTSFKSVNASLAINKSEYKQDETLSLYLENWGPNHISHGEGYGLQRQEGNQWVPPSEEEFKAIFNAIALQTSPYETYVQHINLEKLRPGTYRIIKPFSTVTSEGMISLSRTFTILP
- a CDS encoding S-layer homology domain-containing protein yields the protein MSKKWFYVLVSIFTLLLVNPVQAETSSVNFKDVSTFQSEITYLAENGIISGYDSETFGPNRTLTRAEAVIMIMNTFDISDYVPGENPFSDVSEGMKAFKAIQFAAENGIVNGFEDGTFRPYETLTRGQMAQILTNAYGLKGSNGKAFSDTVGHRFESAISTVAAHRFTIGYDDGSYRPNTGMKRMDFAAFLARAINPIFLPEYTPTEMTAEELSVWSERTVEVDVYKDGELLQYGTGFITESGLIATAYHVVAGGDEVYIYTEDGVEYAVEGVAFSDIDNDLALLKPEYILPYPSIPMASSEQITEFETVYSFGLPYGFPEYVQSEGNVLAIHDVEYEGKMYKLIEYNSEVVAGSSGGPIVNVYGQAIGLNSSGFEDMPTLNFSPVLDNLISADAEFKAKAWDEIEVVEISTLPLQPGFEEVKEAAEEASVETEPAA